In a single window of the Entelurus aequoreus isolate RoL-2023_Sb linkage group LG16, RoL_Eaeq_v1.1, whole genome shotgun sequence genome:
- the c1ql3b gene encoding complement C1q-like protein 3b, producing the protein MIAGGVCGVALVLVLVVLIPAMVNSAGTPTRYEMLGSCQMLCDPHGTTATAAAPTKALEPVKDAHRLAQSLPTFIQGPQGEPGRVGRMGPRGPVGEPGPPGTAGRPGERGAPGAPGPPGASGPTGAISAATYNTVPKIAFYAGLKKQHEGYEVLKFDDVVTNLGNHYDPSTGKFTCSIPGIYFFVYHVLMRGGDGTSMWADLCKNNQVRASAIAQDADQNYDYASNSVVLHLEPGDEIYIKLDGGKAHGGNNNKYSTFSGFMLYAD; encoded by the exons ATGATCGCAGGCGGCGTGTGCGGCGTGGCGCTCGTCCTGGTGCTGGTGGTGCTCATCCCGGCCATGGTCAACTCTGCCGGGACCCCCACCCGCTACGAGATGCTCGGCTCCTGCCAGATGCTGTGCGACCCGCACGGGACCACAGCCACCGCCGCGGCTCCGACCAAAGCGCTGGAGCCGGTGAAAGACGCGCACCGCCTGGCGCAGTCCCTGCCCACCTTCATCCAGGGGCCGCAAGGCGAGCCAGGACGCGTGGGCAGAATGGGTCCGAGGGGTCCGGTGGGCGAGCCCGGCCCACCCGGTACCGCTGGCCGGCCCGGGGAGAGAGGGGCTCCCGGTGCTCCGGGGCCACCCGGTGCGAGTGGCCCTACCGGGGCCATCAGCGCGGCCACCTACAACACCGTCCCAAAGATCGCCTTCTATGCGGGACTCAAGAAGCAGCATGAAGGCTACGAAGTGCTGAAATTCGACGACGTGGTCACAAACCTGGGGAACCACTACGACCCATCCACGGGCAAGTTCACCTGTTCCATACCCGGGATTTACTTCTTTGTTTACCACGTGCTGATGCGAGGCGGGGACGGAACCAGCATGTGGGCCGACCTGTGCAAGAACAACCAG GTCCGAGCCAGCGCCATCGCCCAGGACGCCGACCAGAACTACGACTACGCCAGCAACAGTGTGGTCTTACACCTGGAGCCCGGCGACGAGATCTACATCAAGCTGGACGGAGGCAAGGCCCACGGGGGCAACAACAACAAGTAC